From Brassica oleracea var. oleracea cultivar TO1000 chromosome C3, BOL, whole genome shotgun sequence, a single genomic window includes:
- the LOC106333118 gene encoding putative F-box/kelch-repeat protein At1g27420 has translation MVESSPSSLIPGLTDDVAELCLSRIPRYDFRIISQVCRRWRTFLKSKHFSAGPVEEFMCVLMKSQSPEDGSRWVEYLYGEVFDASGNNLGQIPSVPAPLKSQFGVAVLGGGKIVLVGGYAEAEGFPIDATTRISASADVYEFDPASNSWRKLAGMNVPRREFAFAVVDGLLYVIRGFSSDGECLQSSEVYNPGTNQWSLMDDCPDRPDFHRAFAFSFKSKLFVVGNESRFIDIYDPRTETWEELDSGQSLSVYSYTVVRNKVYFFDHNSDYKKPELGVFDPEENSWSSVSVPRSPGAYWCKVGEWNNKVILVSPLGGRTLIRDLDKENASKWRDTHIKPSGSNPTIVLINF, from the exons ATGGTGGAGTCGTCACCGTCGTCGTTAATACCCGGCTTGACGGACGACGTAGCGGAGCTCTGCCTCTCGCGAATCCCGCGATATGACTTTCGGATCATTTCTCAGGTCTGCCGGCGATGGAGGACGTTCCTCAAAAGCAAGCATTTCTCAGCCGGACCGGTGGAGGAGTTCATGTGTGTTCTGATGAAAAGCCAGTCCCCAGAAGACGGCAGCAGGTGGGTAGAATACTTGTACGGGGAAGTTTTCGACGCCTCGGGAAACAATCTGGGACAGATCCCCAGCGTCCCTGCGCCTTTGAAGTCCCAATTCGGCGTCGCGGTGCTCGGTGGCGGAAAGATCGTGCTCGTCGGTGGATACGCGGAGGCTGAAGGATTTCCGATCGATGCGACCACCCGTATCTCTGCTTCTGCCGATGTTTACGAGTTCGATCCTGCGTCTAACAG CTGGAGGAAACTGGCGGGTATGAACGTACCACGTCGCGAGTTTGCGTTTGCTGTAGTGGACGGCCTTTTGTATGTGATCCGAGGCTTTTCCTCAGATGGGGAATGCCTTCAAAGCTCGGAAGTGTACAACCCGGGAACTAACCAATGGAGCCTCATGGATGATTGTCCAGACCGCCCTGACTTTCATCGTGCCTTCGCATTCTCCTTCAAGTCCAAACTCTTCGTTGTAG GCAATGAATCGAGGTTCATTGACATATATGACCCCAGAACTGAGACATGGGAAGAGTTAGACTCGGGGCAATCACTTTCGGTGTACTCCTACACTGTTGTTAGGAACAAAGTGTATTTCTTTGACCATAACAGTGACTATAAAAAGCCGGAACTAGGGGTGTTTGATCCAGAGGAAAATTCTTGGAGCTCAGTGTCTGTGCCTCGGTCCCCGGGTGCTTACTGGTGTAAAGTAGGGGAATGGAACAATAAGGTTATACTGGTTTCACCGCTCGGGGGACGTACCTTAATTCGTGACCTTGATAAAGAGAACGCGTCCAAGTGGAGAGACACACACATTAAACCATCTGGTTCTAACCCGACCATCGTTCTCATCAACTTCTGA